A window of the Ostrea edulis chromosome 1, xbOstEdul1.1, whole genome shotgun sequence genome harbors these coding sequences:
- the LOC125664088 gene encoding uncharacterized protein LOC125664088 isoform X2, with protein sequence MKSRDRDLKTEGFDKSTTMIDFDSGMVAFRTKFPTTSDLPGPTLTPEAAEGMTRRERRRKLKNFFAGRDQACFITTTSVTLADAKTELQSRVSNSPVSTGTPVKFVAEEMNRLSAAELSKLNAKIARFCTKASKHNNHFRLVKGENTMIQIQQQLPT encoded by the exons ATGAAGTCCCGGGACAGGGATCTCAAGACTGAGGGATTTGACAAATCCACCACCATGATCGACTTCGACAGT GGAATGGTGGCTTTCCGAACCAAGTTCCCCACCACGTCCGATCTACCCGGGCCTACCCTGACGCCAGAGGCCGCCGAGGGAATGACGAGACGAGAGAGAAGGCGGAAGCTCAAGAATTTCTTTGCCGGCCGTGACCAGGCCTGCTTCATTACAACAACCAGTGTTACACTAGCAGATGCAAAGACAGAGCTCCAAAGCCGCGTTAGC AACTCTCCCGTCTCCACTGGCACTCCCGTGAAGTTTGTTGCAGAAGAAATGAATCGCCTCTCAGCTGCAGAACTTAGCAAGTTAAATGCTAAAATCGCCAGGTTCTGCACAAAGGCTTCTAAGCACAATAACCACTTCAGACTTGTGAAAGGTGAGAATACCATGATACAG ATTCAACAGCAACTACCCACTTAG
- the LOC125664088 gene encoding uncharacterized protein LOC125664088 isoform X1, translating into MKSRDRDLKTEGFDKSTTMIDFDSGMVAFRTKFPTTSDLPGPTLTPEAAEGMTRRERRRKLKNFFAGRDQACFITTTSVTLADAKTELQSRVSNSPVSTGTPVKFVAEEMNRLSAAELSKLNAKIARFCTKASKHNNHFRLVKDSTATTHLDNLMVMGQFDTAQPMTSIPYEIHVEQSIIDGIRTPISTTAQPEV; encoded by the exons ATGAAGTCCCGGGACAGGGATCTCAAGACTGAGGGATTTGACAAATCCACCACCATGATCGACTTCGACAGT GGAATGGTGGCTTTCCGAACCAAGTTCCCCACCACGTCCGATCTACCCGGGCCTACCCTGACGCCAGAGGCCGCCGAGGGAATGACGAGACGAGAGAGAAGGCGGAAGCTCAAGAATTTCTTTGCCGGCCGTGACCAGGCCTGCTTCATTACAACAACCAGTGTTACACTAGCAGATGCAAAGACAGAGCTCCAAAGCCGCGTTAGC AACTCTCCCGTCTCCACTGGCACTCCCGTGAAGTTTGTTGCAGAAGAAATGAATCGCCTCTCAGCTGCAGAACTTAGCAAGTTAAATGCTAAAATCGCCAGGTTCTGCACAAAGGCTTCTAAGCACAATAACCACTTCAGACTTGTGAAAG ATTCAACAGCAACTACCCACTTAGACAATTTAATGGTTATGGGTCAGTTTGACACGGCTCAGCCAATGACGTCCATACCATATGAAATCCATGTTGAACAATCCATTATCGATGGAATAAGGACCCCAATTTCCACAACAGCTCAACCCGAAGTGTGA